One window of the Sphaerochaeta associata genome contains the following:
- a CDS encoding M20 family metallopeptidase, with protein MDIVELFKQMVRLDTTNPPGNEYLMTDLISAVLAKEGIWHEVQTTAEGRTNLIARIGVESELPPIILISHTDVVGCENQAWKHPPFEAVEEDQIIYGRGTVDTKHLTAMQIGALLALKDQPLNRAVYLLATSDEEQGSSLGMPRLVQQYGDLFKRGLVINEGGGFCITHQGNPYWLCTVGEKGRIEVKVTIEGASGPASFKSENKAIDTFIGLLDHLGSYQFPAVDTAVHHLFSEVVGTDITHPFLKHFSWYNSHDAIILQRYDIGTQVNVLPYRIEFEFSLQLLPGRSEQEARALLAALFAGTTVSYEVLRFDAGFESDCTNHFYKSMETLAQKHYGAHRLIPVYALGRTDGRFLGPLPSDVYGFSPVTDAIPFETILKLVHQVDERIDRDSIVKGTRFLTDLIQTMGNC; from the coding sequence ATGGATATCGTTGAGCTTTTCAAGCAGATGGTACGTCTGGATACCACCAATCCCCCGGGCAATGAGTACCTGATGACCGATCTCATCAGTGCCGTTCTTGCCAAGGAAGGCATTTGGCATGAAGTCCAGACTACAGCCGAAGGAAGGACCAATCTGATCGCCCGCATCGGGGTCGAATCAGAATTGCCTCCGATAATCCTCATCAGTCACACCGATGTAGTGGGTTGCGAGAACCAAGCTTGGAAACATCCGCCCTTTGAAGCCGTAGAGGAGGACCAGATCATCTACGGAAGAGGGACGGTGGACACCAAGCACCTGACGGCAATGCAAATTGGTGCTTTGCTTGCCTTGAAGGACCAACCCCTCAATCGTGCCGTCTATCTGCTTGCCACATCGGATGAGGAACAGGGGAGCAGCCTGGGCATGCCCAGGCTTGTCCAACAGTATGGTGATCTCTTCAAGCGCGGCTTGGTGATCAATGAAGGGGGAGGATTTTGCATCACCCATCAGGGAAACCCCTACTGGTTGTGCACCGTCGGGGAGAAAGGACGAATCGAGGTGAAGGTCACCATCGAGGGGGCCAGTGGACCCGCTTCCTTTAAAAGTGAGAACAAGGCAATCGATACCTTTATTGGGTTGCTGGACCACCTTGGCTCCTATCAGTTCCCGGCCGTCGACACCGCTGTCCACCATCTTTTCAGCGAGGTTGTCGGAACAGATATAACCCACCCGTTTCTGAAACACTTCAGTTGGTACAACAGCCACGATGCAATCATTTTACAACGCTACGATATCGGCACCCAGGTGAACGTGCTGCCCTATCGGATCGAGTTCGAGTTCTCGTTGCAGTTATTGCCTGGAAGAAGTGAACAAGAAGCCCGAGCTCTGCTCGCAGCACTCTTTGCCGGCACCACCGTTTCATACGAAGTCCTTCGTTTCGATGCGGGTTTTGAGAGTGACTGCACCAATCACTTCTACAAAAGCATGGAGACCTTGGCGCAGAAGCACTACGGTGCACACAGGCTCATTCCCGTGTATGCACTGGGAAGAACCGACGGGAGATTTCTCGGACCACTGCCATCAGATGTCTACGGGTTCTCCCCGGTGACCGATGCCATACCGTTCGAAACCATCTTGAAGCTGGTACATCAGGTCGATGAGAGAATCGACCGGGATTCGATTGTGAAGGGAACTCGGTTTCTGACCGACCTGATACAAACCATGGGGAACTGTTGA
- a CDS encoding M24 family metallopeptidase, which produces MEDAYALNREKIAQAKLILAQSGIDCWIVKTKEGSDPCMPLMFGLTISGDAALIVTPKTTIAITSSIDAHDVVSSGLFEQVITYTRTGFGEQLRRLIERLDPKRIAVNYSMENHLSDGLTVGSYRALKNMLGSTYATRLESSEQFLQKLRSIKSPKEVEYIQKAIDITLEIYDEVFAQVRKGMTEIEIGQLFVDGMIKRGVVNGITRKLTPPIVMNHNIAHRGPGNSVLKEGDYLIFDFSVDYKGYCSDIARTCYVLREGETSASPQMQRAFETIYEAINRALAALRPGAVGTDVDRCARQHILDCGYQDIFHAVGHQVGRDVHDGGTLLGPIKKRYKNASLGVVEEGMVFAIEPTILYEQGPAIISEENALVTADGAVLLSKRQESLVLIH; this is translated from the coding sequence ATGGAAGATGCATACGCACTGAATAGAGAAAAGATCGCCCAAGCCAAACTCATTCTGGCTCAATCCGGCATCGATTGTTGGATTGTGAAGACAAAGGAAGGCAGTGATCCCTGCATGCCGTTGATGTTCGGCCTGACCATCAGCGGTGATGCCGCCCTGATCGTAACGCCGAAGACCACCATCGCCATCACCAGCTCCATAGATGCCCATGATGTCGTCTCGAGCGGGCTCTTCGAGCAGGTAATAACCTACACCCGTACCGGCTTTGGAGAACAGCTGCGTAGGTTGATAGAGCGTCTCGATCCGAAACGAATAGCCGTCAACTACAGCATGGAGAACCATCTCAGCGACGGCTTGACCGTTGGATCGTACCGGGCATTGAAGAACATGCTGGGGAGCACCTATGCGACTCGCCTTGAGTCGAGCGAGCAGTTTTTGCAAAAGCTGAGAAGCATCAAGAGCCCAAAAGAGGTCGAGTACATCCAAAAGGCAATTGACATAACCTTGGAAATCTACGACGAGGTTTTTGCTCAGGTGCGCAAGGGGATGACCGAGATCGAGATTGGACAGCTCTTTGTCGATGGCATGATCAAGCGCGGGGTGGTCAACGGCATCACCCGCAAACTCACCCCTCCGATCGTCATGAACCATAATATCGCCCATCGCGGGCCGGGCAACTCGGTATTGAAGGAAGGCGACTACTTGATCTTTGATTTTTCAGTAGACTACAAGGGATATTGCTCCGATATCGCACGCACCTGCTATGTACTGAGAGAGGGAGAGACTTCTGCCTCGCCACAGATGCAGAGGGCTTTTGAGACCATCTACGAGGCGATCAACCGGGCTTTGGCTGCACTCAGACCAGGGGCCGTAGGCACCGATGTCGACCGCTGTGCCCGCCAGCACATCCTCGATTGCGGGTATCAGGACATCTTCCATGCCGTCGGGCATCAGGTCGGTCGTGATGTGCATGACGGAGGAACGTTGCTCGGTCCGATCAAGAAACGGTATAAGAATGCCTCGCTTGGCGTTGTTGAGGAAGGCATGGTCTTTGCAATCGAACCAACCATCCTCTACGAGCAAGGCCCTGCGATCATCAGCGAAGAAAATGCATTGGTTACCGCCGACGGTGCGGTCCTGTTGAGTAAACGACAAGAATCACTTGTACTGATTCACTGA
- a CDS encoding ABC transporter permease, producing MLKYISKRLLISIPVIIGITILSFIIMKLSPGDPLANFINPSIDMADLEKSRQALGLNDPLYVQYFKWIGQVAKGNFGYTYSGNHSISGLILERLPNTVILTLSAFVMSFVVGIPLGVIGAVKKNTRTDYGITLMSLVGVAIPSFFFGLLVIYVFALMLGIFPSGGMVNIRAGYTGFAYYTDILHHLVLPAVVLSLGNIASVSRFTRSNMLDILKEDYIRTAKAKGLRNKAVIYRHALRNALIPVVTIFGLSIPFLFSGAYITESIFNWPGMGQLGIRAIQDREYGIIMALNLITATLVLTGNLISDILYAIVDPRIRH from the coding sequence ATGCTGAAGTACATTTCCAAACGGTTGTTGATTTCCATTCCTGTCATCATCGGTATTACCATCCTTTCCTTCATCATCATGAAACTTTCGCCGGGCGATCCCCTGGCAAATTTCATCAACCCCTCCATCGACATGGCGGACCTTGAGAAGTCACGCCAGGCCCTCGGGCTCAACGATCCTCTCTATGTCCAGTATTTCAAGTGGATCGGACAGGTTGCCAAGGGTAATTTCGGCTATACATACAGCGGAAACCACTCGATCAGCGGCTTGATTTTGGAGAGGTTGCCCAATACCGTCATTCTCACACTCAGTGCATTCGTGATGAGCTTTGTCGTCGGAATCCCCCTGGGTGTTATCGGTGCGGTGAAAAAGAACACCAGAACCGACTATGGCATTACCTTGATGAGCCTGGTAGGGGTGGCCATCCCCTCGTTCTTCTTCGGCTTGCTGGTAATCTACGTGTTCGCGTTGATGCTCGGAATCTTCCCCTCGGGGGGGATGGTCAACATCAGGGCGGGCTACACAGGGTTTGCATACTACACCGATATTCTGCACCATCTGGTGCTTCCCGCCGTGGTGCTGAGCCTTGGCAATATCGCCAGCGTCTCGCGCTTCACCCGTTCCAACATGCTGGACATCCTGAAGGAGGACTATATCAGGACGGCAAAGGCGAAAGGGCTGCGCAACAAGGCGGTCATCTATCGCCATGCGCTTCGAAATGCACTCATTCCTGTAGTGACCATCTTCGGGCTCTCCATCCCGTTCCTCTTCAGTGGAGCCTACATCACCGAAAGTATTTTCAACTGGCCTGGAATGGGTCAACTCGGCATTCGGGCCATCCAAGATCGTGAGTATGGCATCATCATGGCACTGAACCTCATCACCGCAACGCTGGTGCTGACGGGAAATCTCATCAGTGACATTCTGTATGCAATCGTCGATCCAAGAATCAGGCACTAA
- the opp4C gene encoding oligopeptide ABC transporter permease produces the protein MLIKKNSFYDYAYRRFRRNKLAVIGTYITLAFIVVALLAPILSPYEPSEFFFMEGQNLYNKYDTPSLQHLLGTDSLGRDVFSRLLYGARVTMMVALSAVSISTIIGTIIGLVTGYFGRFIDAFFMRIVDIVISFPVLFLLISISTIMDPSIWIVILAIGLVSWTSTARLVRGEVLRVKELDYIVAANACGSSSLKIIIKHILPNILAPIMVQVTIGTAQAILMEASLSFLGVGVQQPTPSWGNMLMDAQKLLVLRDMPWIWIPPGVVTLLLVLAIYFVGDGLRDAFDPKQ, from the coding sequence ATGCTCATTAAAAAAAACAGCTTCTATGACTATGCGTATCGCCGCTTCAGGCGCAACAAGCTTGCAGTAATCGGAACGTACATCACCTTGGCTTTCATTGTGGTGGCCCTCCTCGCTCCGATCCTCTCCCCCTATGAACCAAGTGAATTCTTCTTCATGGAGGGTCAGAATCTCTACAATAAGTATGATACGCCCTCCCTGCAGCACTTGCTGGGAACCGACTCACTGGGACGGGATGTGTTCTCAAGACTTCTCTACGGGGCGAGAGTAACCATGATGGTAGCCCTTTCTGCTGTCAGCATCTCGACGATAATCGGCACCATCATTGGACTGGTCACTGGATATTTCGGCAGGTTCATCGATGCATTTTTCATGCGCATCGTCGATATTGTCATCTCTTTTCCGGTTCTGTTTCTGTTGATTTCCATCTCCACCATCATGGACCCTTCCATCTGGATCGTTATCCTGGCCATCGGGTTGGTGAGCTGGACCAGTACGGCACGCCTGGTTCGCGGCGAGGTGCTCAGGGTCAAGGAACTCGATTACATAGTTGCCGCCAACGCGTGCGGCTCATCCTCCCTGAAGATCATCATCAAGCATATCCTGCCGAACATCCTTGCACCCATCATGGTGCAGGTGACCATCGGTACGGCACAGGCGATTCTCATGGAGGCTTCGTTGAGCTTCCTTGGAGTCGGTGTGCAACAGCCCACCCCGAGCTGGGGCAACATGCTGATGGACGCCCAGAAGCTCCTTGTGCTGCGTGATATGCCCTGGATCTGGATTCCCCCGGGAGTGGTGACGCTTTTGCTCGTTCTGGCCATCTATTTTGTCGGTGATGGACTGCGCGATGCTTTCGACCCGAAACAATGA
- a CDS encoding ABC transporter ATP-binding protein, with protein MKTILEVKDLSVQFRTEEGSFHAIEHVSFSVEEQKTLAIVGESGSGKSVTSLAIMQLIAENGKITDGEIFIEGQDILKLTRKEVQQSILGKKISMIFQEPMTALNPVIKIGDQITESILEHQQVSKKEARQIALDTLKQVGIPSPEERIKQYPHQLSGGMRQRVMIAMGLVTRPKIMIADEPTTALDVTIEAQILNLLEELKKKFKTSILFVTHDLNIVADIADDVLVMYCGEVIEKGPVADIFESPKHPYTKGLLATMPSLDQTKSVLPTIKGSVPNISKRPSGCHFHPRCEYATERCRKEKPKTYVEGAHHVQCFLYAPKEGTKHA; from the coding sequence ATGAAGACCATATTGGAAGTAAAGGACTTGAGCGTCCAGTTTCGCACCGAGGAGGGATCTTTTCATGCAATCGAGCATGTCAGCTTCTCAGTCGAGGAACAAAAGACGCTGGCCATAGTCGGTGAGTCAGGCAGCGGAAAGAGCGTTACCAGTCTTGCTATCATGCAACTGATTGCAGAGAATGGGAAAATAACCGATGGGGAGATTTTCATCGAGGGACAGGACATCCTGAAACTCACGAGAAAGGAGGTTCAGCAATCCATCCTGGGAAAGAAGATTTCCATGATTTTCCAAGAGCCGATGACAGCCCTCAATCCCGTCATTAAAATCGGGGATCAGATCACCGAAAGCATTCTCGAACACCAACAGGTGAGCAAGAAGGAAGCCAGGCAGATAGCCCTCGATACACTCAAGCAGGTGGGCATCCCCTCACCGGAAGAGAGAATCAAGCAGTATCCCCACCAACTCAGCGGCGGCATGCGTCAACGGGTCATGATTGCAATGGGCTTGGTCACAAGACCAAAAATCATGATTGCAGACGAGCCTACGACTGCTTTGGACGTCACCATCGAGGCACAAATCCTGAATCTTCTTGAGGAACTGAAAAAGAAGTTCAAGACATCAATCCTCTTTGTGACCCATGACTTGAACATCGTCGCCGATATCGCCGATGACGTTCTGGTCATGTATTGTGGAGAAGTCATCGAGAAGGGTCCTGTCGCCGACATTTTCGAATCACCCAAACACCCGTACACCAAGGGACTCCTGGCTACCATGCCATCCTTGGACCAGACAAAGAGCGTACTACCCACAATCAAAGGTTCGGTGCCGAATATCTCCAAGCGTCCTTCAGGATGCCACTTTCATCCACGGTGCGAGTATGCAACCGAGCGATGCCGAAAGGAAAAACCCAAGACATACGTTGAGGGTGCACACCATGTACAATGCTTCCTGTATGCACCGAAGGAGGGAACAAAGCATGCCTGA
- a CDS encoding ABC transporter ATP-binding protein: protein MPDTPLLVVENLNKHFLLHKSMKKEHAVYVKAVNNVSFTVNEGETLGIVGESGCGKSTLGRTLLRLLEPTGGEVYFEGKRISDYTTNEMRSLRERMQYIFQDPYSSMNPKMTIRDIVSEPLENFRKDMSSEQREERVAELLELVGLSREAMTRYPHEFSGGQRQRIVIARGIALNPRLLICDESVSALDVSVQAQIINLLQELKQKLSLTYLFISHDLRVVKFISDRIMVLYLGEVMEIAPSSTLFADPKHPYTRSLIGSISKGDPRHRDERKILEGEIPNPMNAPKGCPFSSRCPVAIERCHIEKPTLRTVGKDHVAACLLLSQPMQSDTKTGENE from the coding sequence ATGCCTGATACCCCATTACTGGTTGTAGAAAACCTGAACAAGCACTTTCTTCTTCACAAGTCGATGAAAAAAGAACATGCAGTCTATGTGAAAGCAGTAAACAATGTTTCGTTTACCGTCAATGAAGGTGAGACATTGGGCATCGTTGGAGAGTCCGGATGCGGAAAAAGCACCTTGGGCAGAACACTGCTCAGACTTCTGGAGCCTACCGGCGGCGAGGTGTATTTTGAAGGCAAGCGAATCAGCGACTATACTACTAATGAGATGCGAAGCCTTCGTGAACGGATGCAGTATATTTTCCAAGACCCGTACAGTTCCATGAACCCCAAAATGACGATTCGCGATATTGTCAGCGAACCGCTGGAGAATTTCCGGAAGGACATGAGTTCAGAGCAGCGCGAAGAGCGGGTTGCAGAGCTCTTGGAGTTGGTCGGGCTCTCCCGGGAGGCGATGACTCGCTATCCGCATGAGTTCAGCGGAGGCCAACGTCAACGAATCGTGATAGCCCGAGGAATCGCCCTCAATCCCCGCTTGCTCATCTGTGATGAGTCGGTAAGTGCACTCGATGTCTCAGTGCAGGCGCAAATCATCAATTTGCTCCAGGAATTGAAGCAGAAACTCTCGTTGACCTATCTGTTCATCAGTCATGACCTGCGGGTTGTGAAGTTCATCAGCGACCGAATCATGGTTCTGTATCTGGGGGAGGTGATGGAGATCGCACCCTCCTCCACCCTTTTTGCAGATCCCAAACATCCCTATACCCGGAGCTTGATCGGCTCCATAAGCAAGGGCGATCCCCGTCATCGTGATGAACGAAAGATTTTGGAGGGAGAAATTCCCAATCCGATGAACGCTCCGAAGGGCTGTCCCTTCTCTTCACGCTGCCCGGTTGCGATCGAACGCTGCCATATTGAAAAACCAACACTGAGGACGGTGGGAAAAGACCATGTGGCCGCGTGCCTCCTCCTCTCGCAACCTATGCAATCAGATACAAAAACAGGAGAGAACGAATGA
- a CDS encoding Rid family detoxifying hydrolase: MKKTIATTAAPAAVGPYAQAYQVNDTLFVSGQIPFVPETMQLVSEDVSKQALQSLNNIKAIVEAAGFSITDIVKCQVFLKSMNDFAAVNAVYADFFQGHTPARVAVEVSRLPKDVSVEIDAICMKG, translated from the coding sequence ATGAAGAAAACCATCGCAACAACAGCTGCTCCGGCAGCAGTCGGGCCCTATGCACAAGCCTACCAAGTCAATGACACCCTTTTTGTTTCAGGGCAGATCCCCTTCGTCCCCGAGACGATGCAGCTCGTCAGCGAGGATGTTTCCAAGCAGGCGCTTCAGTCGCTGAACAATATCAAGGCAATCGTCGAGGCTGCCGGTTTCAGCATCACCGATATCGTCAAATGCCAGGTATTCCTCAAGAGCATGAACGACTTTGCCGCTGTCAACGCAGTATATGCAGATTTTTTCCAGGGGCACACCCCGGCAAGGGTTGCCGTGGAAGTATCGAGGCTGCCAAAGGATGTCAGCGTCGAGATCGATGCCATATGCATGAAGGGATGA
- a CDS encoding helix-turn-helix transcriptional regulator: MGTREELRRYFPIADYIAAINGRNCEVLIHDLSDLSHSICHIVNGHVTNREVGGSITNYALELLQNKVYETQQSVTNYTGTTREGRRILRSSTYFIKDEKGEVIGLLCVNIDITDLLRAHDLLSDLVVINPARRQDAPEAEKSFERFDGSVDSIVREIIDTVILESGLKLVDSTTSEKQALIGRMEAKGVFKFKGAVGRVADVLGVSSQTIYRYLQNMNKE; encoded by the coding sequence ATGGGAACGAGGGAGGAACTGCGTCGATATTTTCCCATCGCCGATTACATCGCAGCCATCAATGGCAGGAACTGCGAAGTACTCATTCACGACCTCAGTGACCTGAGTCACTCCATCTGCCACATAGTCAACGGGCATGTAACCAACCGTGAGGTCGGAGGCTCGATTACCAACTATGCGCTCGAACTTTTACAGAACAAGGTGTATGAAACACAGCAAAGCGTGACCAACTACACGGGAACAACCCGTGAAGGAAGGCGGATTCTGCGGTCATCCACTTATTTCATCAAGGACGAGAAAGGCGAGGTCATCGGTCTCTTGTGTGTGAATATCGATATCACCGACCTTCTGAGGGCTCACGACCTCTTGTCCGATTTGGTGGTCATCAACCCTGCACGCAGGCAGGATGCCCCCGAGGCGGAAAAGAGTTTTGAGCGGTTCGATGGTTCGGTGGATTCCATCGTCCGGGAGATCATCGATACCGTCATTCTCGAATCAGGCCTGAAGCTGGTGGATAGTACAACCTCGGAGAAGCAAGCCTTGATCGGCAGAATGGAAGCGAAGGGTGTGTTTAAATTCAAAGGAGCGGTAGGTCGGGTTGCCGATGTGCTGGGGGTTTCATCCCAGACCATATACCGCTATCTGCAGAACATGAATAAAGAGTAG
- a CDS encoding pyridoxal phosphate-dependent aminotransferase: MDARSLMNPAFATIKGGLFDTVAKADVGDGVGRLLEKGVDILAWADPFFPDPALPEPVQKSMIEALKTGLPAHYSMPIGMQELRKTITSKVVRQTGLSLDSSRNTLVTPGSDSGLLYAMMPFLNPLDEVLVPDPSYPSNFLNPKLLGAKTVAVPLDAKHNYALDIQAFERAYTPRTKMVLLTHPNNPTTTVFRRENLEALSRFIIEHNLILVCDQAFEDHIFDDLEFVAPATLPGMWERTVTVCSISKGLGLSGLRIGYVYAHECIMDVLYGAAVNVLGASATISSIGAITALEQIDYLAELSQRHERRRNLAFDIFSAVPGVAMQKSESGILSWLDVSELGTDAEVVAYLLEHANVLVNAGSAYGKQGEGHIRIVTSCFADDAKAAEVFTRMAKALRKLGEQKGIR; this comes from the coding sequence ATGGATGCAAGGAGTCTGATGAATCCCGCGTTTGCAACCATCAAAGGTGGTTTGTTTGATACGGTGGCAAAAGCCGATGTGGGCGACGGTGTCGGCCGGTTGCTTGAGAAAGGAGTAGACATCCTTGCCTGGGCTGATCCGTTCTTCCCCGACCCAGCCCTCCCCGAACCTGTACAGAAGTCCATGATTGAAGCATTGAAGACCGGTCTGCCCGCCCACTACAGCATGCCCATCGGCATGCAGGAGCTGCGCAAAACCATTACATCAAAGGTGGTGCGGCAGACCGGTCTCTCTCTTGATTCTTCTCGCAACACTCTGGTGACACCCGGATCCGACTCAGGGCTCTTGTATGCCATGATGCCTTTTCTCAACCCCCTCGACGAGGTCCTCGTACCCGATCCCAGTTATCCGAGCAATTTCCTCAACCCAAAGCTGCTTGGGGCGAAAACGGTTGCCGTGCCCTTGGATGCAAAGCACAACTATGCCCTGGACATCCAGGCTTTTGAGCGCGCGTATACACCCAGGACCAAAATGGTGCTGCTCACCCACCCGAACAACCCTACAACCACCGTTTTCAGAAGGGAAAACCTTGAGGCGTTGAGCAGGTTCATCATCGAGCACAACCTCATCCTGGTCTGCGACCAAGCATTTGAGGACCATATCTTCGACGACCTTGAGTTCGTCGCTCCGGCAACGTTGCCAGGAATGTGGGAGCGAACGGTCACCGTCTGCTCCATCTCCAAGGGCTTGGGATTGAGCGGCCTGCGAATCGGGTATGTCTATGCACATGAATGCATCATGGATGTGCTGTACGGAGCTGCAGTAAATGTGCTGGGAGCCAGTGCAACCATCTCATCCATCGGAGCAATCACCGCTCTTGAACAGATTGACTACCTTGCAGAACTTTCCCAAAGACACGAAAGGCGCAGGAACCTGGCCTTTGACATTTTTTCCGCAGTACCCGGGGTTGCGATGCAGAAAAGCGAAAGCGGCATCCTCAGTTGGCTTGATGTATCCGAACTTGGAACCGACGCAGAGGTGGTTGCCTACCTGCTTGAACATGCCAATGTCTTGGTGAATGCCGGCTCCGCCTACGGAAAACAGGGGGAAGGCCATATCCGCATCGTCACTTCCTGCTTTGCCGACGATGCCAAGGCCGCAGAGGTGTTCACCCGCATGGCGAAAGCACTGAGGAAGTTGGGAGAACAGAAAGGTATCAGATGA
- a CDS encoding M24 family metallopeptidase: MPAYQSMSLQSLFRLQDEILLDRLEHLLPALMEESGIDMWIVIGDEYNEGPTVESLLPSSFFHARRTAAFLFSLQQGKLSRMVVSKPDFSIDRFYEPVLLKPKGFDWETFYRAFASRYDLEAIRAMPEEDLYSCISRIVHQHNPRRIAIEVSDQVPFADGLSKSNYDKLHACLDPSFQTRLHSAEDLVVRWLETRRPKEIDLMRYISHITREIIAKCYSRTFIVPGKTTIGEARFFLMESAIKLGMIPWFDATVWIRRKGFAHIDDDSAVIEQGDLLHCDFGVRYGKLCSDVQEMAYVKAEDDEKLIAELELIHRKAMRLQDILARTFSKGATGNQVLEQALAQAKAEGIEKPMIYSHPIGLYGHGPGPTIGSFGNQVFVPGSGERLINDSTCYAMELNVMEQVPSWDNLRIMYGQEIDILFQDTRVEFLSGRQQQLHII, from the coding sequence ATGCCAGCATATCAATCGATGTCTCTCCAATCACTGTTCCGACTGCAGGACGAAATTCTGCTGGACCGGCTCGAACACCTTTTACCTGCCCTTATGGAAGAAAGCGGCATCGATATGTGGATCGTCATAGGTGACGAGTACAATGAAGGCCCTACGGTGGAGTCCTTGCTTCCCAGCAGTTTCTTCCATGCCCGCAGAACCGCAGCTTTCCTATTCTCCCTGCAGCAGGGAAAACTCTCGCGCATGGTTGTCTCCAAACCTGATTTCTCCATAGACCGTTTTTATGAACCGGTGCTGCTCAAGCCCAAGGGTTTTGACTGGGAGACTTTTTACCGGGCGTTCGCCTCCCGTTACGACCTTGAGGCGATTCGGGCGATGCCCGAAGAGGACCTGTACAGCTGCATTTCACGCATTGTCCACCAGCACAACCCACGCAGGATTGCCATCGAGGTATCAGACCAAGTCCCCTTTGCCGATGGTTTGTCCAAGAGCAATTACGACAAGCTTCATGCATGCCTGGACCCCTCGTTCCAGACTCGGCTGCACTCGGCAGAGGACTTGGTCGTCAGATGGCTGGAGACAAGACGTCCAAAAGAAATCGATCTGATGCGCTATATCAGTCACATCACACGCGAAATCATTGCAAAGTGCTACTCCCGCACCTTCATTGTTCCAGGGAAAACCACCATAGGGGAAGCCCGCTTCTTTCTCATGGAGAGTGCAATCAAGCTGGGGATGATTCCTTGGTTCGATGCTACCGTCTGGATCAGACGTAAAGGATTTGCGCACATCGATGATGACAGCGCCGTCATCGAGCAAGGTGATCTGCTGCATTGCGATTTCGGCGTCCGGTACGGCAAGCTCTGCTCGGACGTGCAGGAAATGGCCTATGTGAAGGCCGAAGATGATGAGAAACTCATTGCAGAGTTGGAGCTCATCCATAGGAAGGCCATGCGTTTGCAGGACATCCTGGCCCGCACGTTTTCCAAGGGTGCGACAGGGAATCAGGTGCTTGAGCAGGCGCTGGCGCAAGCGAAAGCCGAAGGAATTGAAAAACCCATGATCTACTCCCATCCCATCGGCCTCTACGGCCATGGACCCGGGCCGACGATCGGCAGCTTCGGCAATCAGGTCTTCGTCCCTGGTTCAGGGGAGAGGCTCATCAACGATTCGACCTGTTATGCGATGGAATTGAACGTCATGGAGCAGGTACCCTCATGGGACAACCTAAGAATAATGTACGGCCAGGAAATAGACATCCTGTTCCAGGACACAAGGGTCGAATTCCTTTCCGGCCGTCAGCAGCAGTTGCATATCATCTGA